A genomic segment from Thermus sp. LT1-2-5 encodes:
- the nuoD gene encoding NADH dehydrogenase (quinone) subunit D has translation MKDYLDPVETLEEPKELRTEVMTLNVGPQHPSTHGVLRVVVTLSGEEVLDLVPHIGYLHTGFEKNMENRTYTQVITYTPRMDYLHSFAHDLAYALAVEKLVGAVVPPRAETIRIILNELSRLASHLVFLGTGLLDLGALTPFFYAFREREAILDLFEWVTGQRFHHNYIRIGGVKEDLPEEFVPELRKFLEVMPHRIDEYEALFAESPIFYERARGVGVIPPEVAIHLGLTGGSLRASGVNYDVRKAYPYAGYETYQFDVPLGEHGDVFDRMIVRIREMRESVKILRQALERLEPGPVRDPNPQITPPPRHLLETSMEAVIYHFKHYTEGFHPPKGEVYVPTESARGELGYYIVSDGGSMPYRVKVRAPSFVNLQSLPYAAKGEQVPDLVAIIASLDPVMGDVDR, from the coding sequence ATGAAGGACTACCTGGACCCGGTGGAAACCCTGGAGGAGCCCAAAGAGCTCCGCACCGAGGTCATGACCCTGAACGTGGGCCCGCAACACCCCTCCACCCACGGGGTCTTGCGGGTGGTGGTGACGCTTTCCGGCGAAGAGGTCTTGGACCTCGTCCCCCACATCGGCTATCTCCACACCGGCTTTGAGAAGAACATGGAAAACCGGACGTATACGCAGGTCATCACGTATACGCCCCGGATGGACTACCTCCACTCCTTCGCCCACGACCTGGCCTACGCCCTGGCGGTGGAGAAGCTGGTGGGGGCGGTGGTGCCGCCCAGGGCCGAGACCATCCGCATCATCCTGAACGAGCTCTCCCGCTTGGCAAGCCACCTGGTCTTCCTGGGCACGGGGCTTTTGGACCTCGGGGCCCTCACCCCCTTCTTCTACGCCTTCCGCGAGCGGGAAGCCATCTTGGACCTCTTTGAGTGGGTCACGGGCCAGCGCTTCCACCACAACTACATCCGCATCGGCGGGGTCAAGGAGGACCTGCCTGAGGAGTTCGTCCCCGAGCTTAGGAAGTTCCTCGAGGTCATGCCCCACCGCATCGACGAGTACGAGGCCCTTTTCGCCGAAAGCCCCATCTTCTACGAAAGGGCCCGGGGCGTGGGGGTGATCCCCCCGGAGGTGGCCATCCACCTAGGCCTCACCGGGGGGTCCCTAAGGGCGAGCGGGGTGAACTACGACGTGCGCAAGGCCTACCCCTACGCCGGGTACGAAACCTACCAGTTTGACGTGCCCCTGGGGGAGCACGGGGACGTGTTTGACCGGATGATCGTCCGCATCCGGGAGATGCGGGAGTCGGTGAAGATCCTCCGGCAGGCCCTAGAGCGGCTGGAACCTGGGCCCGTGCGCGACCCCAACCCCCAGATCACCCCGCCCCCCCGCCACCTCCTGGAAACCTCCATGGAGGCGGTGATCTACCACTTCAAGCACTACACCGAGGGCTTCCACCCCCCCAAGGGGGAGGTCTACGTGCCCACGGAGTCGGCCCGGGGGGAGCTCGGCTACTACATCGTTTCCGACGGGGGGAGCATGCCCTACCGGGTGAAGGTGCGGGCGCCCAGCTTCGTCAACCTACAAAGCCTGCCCTACGCCGCTAAAGGCGAGCAGGTGCCGGACCTGGTAGCCATCATCGCCAGCCTGGACCCGGTCATGGGGGACGTGGACCGCTAA
- the nuoE gene encoding NADH-quinone oxidoreductase subunit NuoE: MGFFDDKEDFLRETFAKYPPEGRRAAIMPLLRRVQQEEGWIRPERIEEIAALVGTTPTEVMGVASFYSYYQFVPTGKYHLQVCATLSCKLAGADELWDHLTEELGIGPGEVTPDGLFSVQKVECLGSCHTAPVIQVNDEPYVECVTRARLQALLEGLRAGKRLEEIQLPGKCGHHVHEVEV; encoded by the coding sequence ATGGGGTTCTTTGACGACAAAGAGGACTTCCTAAGGGAAACCTTCGCCAAGTACCCGCCCGAGGGGCGGCGGGCCGCCATCATGCCCCTCCTAAGGCGGGTGCAGCAGGAAGAGGGCTGGATCCGACCCGAGCGGATAGAGGAAATCGCCGCCCTGGTGGGCACCACCCCCACGGAGGTCATGGGGGTGGCGAGCTTCTACTCCTATTACCAGTTCGTGCCCACGGGGAAGTACCACCTCCAGGTCTGCGCCACGTTGAGCTGCAAGCTGGCGGGGGCGGACGAGCTTTGGGACCACCTCACGGAGGAGCTGGGCATCGGCCCCGGGGAGGTGACCCCGGACGGGCTCTTTAGCGTGCAGAAGGTGGAGTGCCTGGGAAGCTGCCACACCGCCCCCGTGATCCAGGTGAACGACGAGCCCTACGTGGAGTGCGTGACCCGGGCCAGGCTCCAGGCCCTCCTGGAGGGCCTAAGGGCGGGGAAGCGGCTTGAGGAGATCCAGCTTCCCGGGAAGTGCGGCCACCACGTGCACGAGGTGGAGGTATGA
- the nuoF gene encoding NADH-quinone oxidoreductase subunit NuoF, whose amino-acid sequence MTGPIVSGKDPRFERTLYAHVGKEGSWTLDYYLKHGGYETAKRVLKEKTPDEVIEEVKRSGLRGRGGAGFPTGLKWSFMPKDDGKQHYLICNADESEPGSFKDRYILEDVPHLLIEGMILAGYAIRATVGYIYVRGEYRRAADRLEAAIREARARGYLGPNLFGTDFSFDLHVHRGAGAYICGEETALMNSLEGLRANPRLKPPFPAQAGLWGKPTTINNVETLASVVPILERGADWFASMGTEQSKGMKLYQISGPVRRPGVYELPMGTTLRELIYEWAGGPLEPIQALIPGGSSTPPLPFTDEVLDTPMSYEHLQAKGSMLGTGGVILIPERVSMVDAMWNVTRFYAHESCGKCTPCREGVAGFMVNLFAKIGTGEGEEKDVETLEALLPLIEGRSFCPLADAAVWPVKGSLKHFKDQYLALAREKRPVPRPSLWR is encoded by the coding sequence ATGACCGGACCCATCGTTTCCGGAAAAGACCCTCGCTTTGAACGCACCCTCTACGCCCACGTGGGCAAGGAGGGGAGCTGGACTTTGGACTACTACCTGAAGCACGGGGGGTACGAGACGGCCAAGCGGGTCCTAAAGGAGAAAACCCCGGACGAGGTCATAGAGGAGGTGAAGCGCTCGGGGCTCCGGGGACGGGGCGGGGCGGGCTTCCCCACGGGGCTCAAGTGGAGCTTCATGCCCAAGGACGACGGCAAGCAGCACTACCTCATCTGCAACGCCGACGAGTCCGAGCCGGGGAGCTTCAAGGACCGCTACATCCTGGAGGACGTCCCCCACCTCCTCATTGAGGGGATGATCCTGGCCGGCTACGCCATCCGGGCCACGGTGGGCTACATCTACGTGCGGGGGGAGTACCGCCGGGCGGCGGACCGCCTCGAGGCCGCCATCCGGGAGGCCAGGGCCCGGGGCTACCTGGGGCCCAACCTCTTCGGCACGGACTTCTCCTTTGACCTCCACGTGCACCGGGGGGCGGGGGCCTACATCTGCGGCGAGGAAACCGCCCTCATGAACTCCCTGGAAGGCCTCCGGGCTAACCCCCGCCTCAAGCCCCCCTTTCCCGCCCAGGCGGGGCTTTGGGGCAAGCCCACCACCATCAACAACGTGGAGACCCTAGCCTCCGTGGTGCCCATCTTAGAACGGGGAGCGGACTGGTTCGCCAGCATGGGCACGGAGCAGTCCAAGGGGATGAAGCTCTACCAGATCTCCGGCCCCGTGCGGCGGCCTGGGGTCTATGAGCTTCCCATGGGCACCACCTTGCGCGAGCTCATCTACGAGTGGGCGGGGGGGCCCTTGGAGCCCATCCAGGCCCTCATCCCGGGCGGGTCCTCCACCCCGCCCTTGCCCTTCACGGATGAGGTCCTGGACACCCCCATGAGCTACGAGCACCTGCAGGCCAAGGGCTCCATGCTGGGCACCGGGGGGGTGATCCTGATCCCCGAGCGGGTGAGCATGGTGGACGCCATGTGGAACGTGACCCGCTTCTACGCCCATGAGTCCTGCGGCAAGTGCACCCCCTGCCGCGAGGGGGTGGCGGGGTTCATGGTGAACCTCTTCGCCAAAATCGGCACGGGGGAAGGGGAGGAAAAGGACGTGGAGACCCTCGAGGCCCTCCTCCCCCTCATCGAGGGCCGGAGCTTCTGCCCTCTGGCGGACGCTGCCGTCTGGCCCGTGAAAGGCTCCTTGAAACACTTCAAGGACCAGTACCTGGCCCTGGCGCGGGAGAAGCGCCCCGTGCCCAGGCCGAGCCTCTGGAGGTGA
- the nuoG gene encoding NADH-quinone oxidoreductase subunit NuoG, with product MVRVKVNDRVVEVPPGTSVMDAVFHAGYDVPLFCSEKHLSPIGACRMCLVRIGLPKRGPDGKPLVNEQGEPEIQWQPKLAASCVTAVAEGMVVDTLSEVVREAQAGMVEFTLLNHPLDCPTCDKGGACELQDRTVEYGLYEKYYQKAPLELPVYTRFEFTRRHEDKHHPLSPFVILDRERCIHCKRCVRYFEEIPGDEVLDFIERGVHTFIGTLDFGLPSGFSGNITDICPVGALLDLTARFRARNWEMEETPTTCALCPVGCGITADTRSGELLRVRAREVPEVNEIWICDAGRFGHEWADSHRLKTPLVREGGRLREATWEEAFLALKEGLKGARGEEVGLYLAGDATLEEGLLAAALAEALKTPHLDFQGRTAAPASLFPTATLEDLLRADFALVLGDPTEEAPILHLRLSEFVRDLKPPYRYAHGTPFADLQIKERMPRRTDKMALFAPYRAPLMKWAALHEVHAPGEEREILLALLGEKEGSEAVQKAKEAFERAERPVLILGAGVLQDAVAAERARLLAERKGAKVLAMTPAPNAKGLEAMGVWPKEKGAAWDEPGAPYAYYGFLPPEAALKDKRFVVMHLSHLHPLAERYAHVVLPAPTFYEKRGHILNLEGRVLPLSPAPIENGEAEGALQVLALVAEALGVRPPFRLHLEADRELKAKKVPGAMGLYAFRTKALRPKEEKGNLYLRPTMWKAWQAEGKAQEAASPELWVHPETARLEALPEGALVEVETPLGPQRARVVHRQDIPKGLYYLSALGPFAGKRFPAKILVPTGGEA from the coding sequence GTGGTCAGGGTTAAGGTCAACGACCGCGTGGTGGAAGTGCCCCCGGGGACGAGCGTCATGGACGCCGTCTTCCACGCCGGGTACGACGTTCCCCTCTTCTGCTCGGAAAAGCACCTTTCCCCCATCGGGGCCTGCCGCATGTGCCTGGTGCGCATCGGCCTGCCCAAGCGGGGCCCTGACGGGAAGCCCCTCGTGAACGAACAGGGCGAGCCGGAGATCCAGTGGCAACCCAAGCTGGCGGCAAGCTGCGTCACCGCCGTGGCCGAGGGCATGGTGGTGGACACGCTTTCCGAGGTGGTGCGGGAGGCCCAGGCGGGGATGGTGGAGTTCACCCTCCTGAACCACCCCCTGGACTGCCCCACCTGCGACAAGGGCGGGGCCTGCGAGCTCCAGGACCGCACGGTGGAGTACGGGCTTTACGAGAAGTACTACCAGAAGGCCCCCCTGGAGCTTCCCGTCTACACCCGCTTTGAGTTCACCCGCCGTCACGAGGACAAGCACCACCCCCTTTCCCCCTTCGTGATCCTGGACCGGGAGCGGTGCATCCACTGCAAGCGGTGCGTGCGCTACTTTGAGGAGATCCCGGGGGACGAGGTCCTGGACTTCATCGAGCGGGGGGTGCACACCTTCATCGGCACCCTGGACTTCGGTCTCCCCTCGGGCTTTTCCGGCAACATCACCGACATCTGCCCCGTGGGCGCGCTTTTGGACCTCACCGCCCGCTTCCGCGCCCGCAACTGGGAGATGGAGGAAACCCCCACCACCTGCGCCCTCTGCCCCGTGGGGTGCGGGATCACCGCCGATACCCGAAGCGGCGAGCTCCTAAGGGTCCGGGCCCGGGAGGTGCCCGAGGTCAACGAGATCTGGATCTGCGACGCCGGCCGCTTCGGCCACGAGTGGGCGGACAGCCACCGCCTCAAGACCCCCTTGGTGCGGGAAGGCGGGAGGCTTAGGGAGGCCACCTGGGAGGAGGCCTTCCTGGCCCTAAAGGAGGGCCTGAAGGGGGCTAGGGGGGAGGAGGTGGGGCTTTACCTGGCGGGGGACGCCACCCTCGAGGAGGGCCTCCTGGCCGCCGCCCTGGCGGAAGCCCTCAAGACCCCCCACCTGGACTTCCAGGGCCGCACCGCCGCCCCAGCGAGCCTCTTCCCCACGGCCACCCTGGAGGACCTCCTCAGGGCCGACTTCGCCCTGGTCCTGGGCGACCCCACGGAGGAGGCCCCCATCCTGCACCTGCGCCTAAGCGAGTTCGTGCGGGACCTCAAGCCCCCCTACCGCTACGCCCACGGCACCCCCTTCGCCGACCTGCAGATCAAGGAAAGGATGCCCCGCCGCACGGACAAGATGGCCCTCTTCGCCCCCTACCGCGCCCCCCTCATGAAGTGGGCCGCCCTCCACGAGGTCCACGCCCCCGGGGAGGAGCGGGAGATCCTCTTGGCCCTCCTCGGGGAGAAGGAGGGGAGCGAGGCGGTGCAAAAGGCCAAGGAGGCCTTCGAGCGGGCAGAGCGCCCCGTCCTCATCCTGGGGGCCGGGGTGCTCCAGGATGCGGTGGCGGCGGAAAGGGCAAGGCTCCTCGCCGAGCGCAAGGGGGCCAAGGTCCTGGCCATGACCCCTGCCCCGAACGCCAAAGGCCTCGAGGCCATGGGGGTTTGGCCCAAGGAGAAGGGAGCGGCCTGGGACGAGCCGGGGGCCCCTTACGCCTACTACGGCTTCCTTCCCCCCGAGGCGGCCCTGAAGGACAAGCGCTTCGTGGTGATGCACCTTTCCCACCTCCACCCCCTGGCCGAGCGCTACGCCCACGTGGTCCTGCCCGCCCCCACCTTCTACGAGAAGCGGGGGCACATCCTGAACCTGGAAGGCCGCGTCCTCCCCCTCTCCCCCGCCCCCATCGAAAACGGGGAGGCGGAAGGCGCCTTGCAGGTCCTGGCCCTTGTGGCGGAGGCCTTGGGGGTGCGGCCGCCCTTTAGGCTCCACCTGGAGGCGGATCGGGAGCTCAAGGCCAAGAAGGTGCCCGGGGCCATGGGCCTTTACGCCTTCCGCACCAAGGCGCTCCGGCCCAAGGAGGAGAAGGGGAACCTCTACCTCCGCCCCACCATGTGGAAGGCCTGGCAAGCGGAGGGCAAGGCCCAGGAGGCGGCCTCGCCGGAGCTTTGGGTCCACCCGGAGACGGCCCGGCTCGAGGCCCTTCCCGAAGGCGCTTTGGTGGAGGTGGAAACGCCCTTGGGCCCGCAACGGGCCCGGGTGGTCCACCGCCAGGACATCCCCAAGGGCCTCTACTACCTCTCCGCTCTGGGCCCCTTCGCCGGCAAGCGCTTCCCGGCCAAGATCCTGGTCCCGACAGGAGGTGAAGCGTGA
- the nuoH gene encoding NADH-quinone oxidoreductase subunit NuoH: MVALKALLVVVGLLTAFAFMTLIERRLLARFQIRMGPNRVGPSGLFQPIADAIKSIFKEDLVVERADKVLFVLAPLLGVVFALLAFGAIPFGPPGSFFGFQPWVVNLDLGILYLFAVSEMAIYGIFLAGWASGSKYSLLGSLRSSASLISYELGLGIALLAPVLLVGSLNLNDIVNWQKENGWLFLYAFPAFLVYAIAALAEAARTPFDLPEAEQELVGGYHTEYSSIKWALFQMTEYIHFITASALIPTLFLGGWTMPFFNVPYLWMFLKIAFFLFLFIWIRATWFRLRYDQLLRFGWGFLFPVALVWFLVTALVVALDLPRAYLVYLSGLSFLALLGAMFYSPKPVRKGGGA; the protein is encoded by the coding sequence ATGGTGGCCCTGAAGGCGCTTTTGGTGGTGGTGGGCCTCCTCACCGCCTTCGCCTTCATGACCCTGATTGAACGAAGGCTCCTCGCCCGCTTCCAGATCCGCATGGGCCCGAACCGCGTGGGGCCTTCTGGCCTCTTCCAGCCCATCGCCGACGCCATCAAGAGCATCTTCAAGGAAGACCTGGTGGTGGAGCGGGCGGACAAGGTCCTCTTCGTCCTGGCCCCCCTCCTCGGGGTGGTCTTCGCCCTCTTGGCCTTCGGGGCCATCCCCTTTGGGCCCCCGGGGAGCTTCTTCGGCTTCCAGCCTTGGGTGGTGAACCTGGACCTGGGGATCCTCTACCTCTTCGCCGTGAGCGAGATGGCCATCTACGGCATCTTCCTGGCAGGGTGGGCCTCGGGGAGCAAGTATAGCCTCCTGGGCTCCTTGCGCTCCTCCGCAAGCCTCATCTCCTACGAGCTCGGCCTCGGCATCGCCCTTCTCGCCCCGGTCCTCTTGGTGGGCAGCCTCAACCTCAACGACATCGTCAACTGGCAAAAGGAAAACGGCTGGCTCTTCCTCTACGCCTTCCCCGCCTTCTTGGTCTACGCCATCGCCGCCCTGGCCGAGGCCGCCCGCACCCCCTTTGACCTCCCGGAGGCGGAGCAGGAGCTGGTGGGGGGCTACCACACGGAGTACAGCTCCATCAAGTGGGCCCTGTTCCAGATGACCGAGTACATCCACTTCATCACCGCCAGCGCCCTCATCCCCACCCTCTTCCTGGGGGGCTGGACCATGCCCTTTTTCAACGTCCCCTACCTTTGGATGTTCCTCAAGATCGCCTTCTTCCTCTTCCTCTTCATCTGGATCCGGGCCACCTGGTTCCGCCTCCGCTACGACCAGCTTTTGCGCTTCGGCTGGGGGTTCCTCTTCCCCGTGGCCTTGGTCTGGTTCCTCGTCACCGCCTTGGTGGTGGCCCTGGACCTGCCCCGGGCGTACCTCGTCTACCTCTCCGGCCTAAGCTTCCTCGCCCTGCTCGGGGCGATGTTCTATAGCCCCAAGCCCGTCCGCAAAGGAGGTGGCGCATGA
- the nuoI gene encoding NADH-quinone oxidoreductase subunit NuoI, translating to MTLKALAQSLGITLKYLFSKPVTVPYPDAPVALKPRFHGRHVLTRHPNGLEKCIGCSLCAAACPAYAIYVEPAENDPENPVSAGERYAKVYEINMLRCIFCGLCEEACPTGAIVLGYDFEMADYQYSDLIYGKEDMLVDVVGTKPQRREAKMTGKAVKPGYVVPYVRPELEGFKAPTEGGKK from the coding sequence ATGACCCTAAAAGCGCTGGCCCAAAGCCTTGGCATCACCCTCAAGTACCTCTTCTCCAAGCCGGTGACCGTCCCCTACCCCGACGCCCCTGTGGCCCTCAAGCCCCGCTTCCACGGGCGGCACGTCCTCACCCGGCACCCCAACGGCCTGGAGAAGTGCATCGGTTGCTCCCTCTGCGCCGCCGCCTGCCCCGCTTACGCCATCTACGTGGAGCCTGCGGAGAACGACCCGGAAAACCCCGTCTCCGCCGGGGAGCGCTACGCCAAGGTCTACGAGATCAACATGCTCCGCTGCATCTTCTGCGGGCTCTGCGAAGAGGCCTGCCCCACAGGGGCCATCGTCCTGGGCTACGACTTCGAGATGGCGGACTACCAGTACTCCGACCTCATTTACGGCAAGGAGGACATGCTGGTGGACGTGGTGGGGACCAAGCCCCAGCGGCGCGAGGCCAAGATGACCGGGAAAGCGGTGAAGCCCGGCTACGTGGTGCCCTATGTGCGGCCCGAGCTGGAAGGCTTCAAGGCCCCCACGGAAGGAGGCAAAAAGTGA
- a CDS encoding NADH-quinone oxidoreductase subunit J: MSPWEALALLLLLATGLLVVTLRNAIHAALALIANFLVLAGVYVALDARFLGFIQIIVYAGAIVVLFLFVIMLLFAAQGEVGFDPLVRSKPLAALLSLGVAGILLSGLLGLKLAFSQNLQGGLPQALGPLLYGDWLLILLAVGFLLMAATVVAVALVEPNRPLDALRLEERKEEVLR, from the coding sequence GTGAGCCCCTGGGAAGCTTTGGCCCTCCTCCTGCTCCTCGCCACCGGGCTCCTGGTGGTGACGCTCAGAAACGCCATCCACGCCGCCTTGGCCCTCATCGCTAACTTTTTGGTCCTGGCCGGGGTGTACGTGGCCTTGGACGCCCGCTTTCTCGGGTTCATCCAGATCATCGTCTACGCCGGGGCCATCGTGGTCCTCTTCCTCTTCGTCATCATGCTCCTCTTCGCCGCCCAGGGCGAGGTGGGCTTTGACCCCTTGGTGCGCTCCAAACCCTTGGCCGCCCTCCTCTCCTTAGGGGTGGCGGGGATCCTCCTCTCCGGGCTCCTGGGCCTGAAGCTCGCCTTCTCGCAGAACCTCCAAGGCGGGCTCCCTCAGGCCCTAGGCCCCCTCCTCTACGGGGACTGGCTCCTCATCCTCCTCGCCGTGGGCTTCCTCCTCATGGCGGCCACGGTGGTGGCGGTGGCCTTGGTAGAGCCGAATCGTCCCCTGGATGCCTTGCGCCTCGAGGAGCGCAAGGAGGAGGTGTTGCGATGA
- the nuoK gene encoding NADH-quinone oxidoreductase subunit NuoK — protein sequence MSYLFASALLFALGVYGVLTRRTAILVFLSIELMLNAANLSLIGFARAHGLDGQVAALMVIAIAAAEVAVGLGLIVAIFRHRESTAVDDLSELRG from the coding sequence ATGAGCTACCTGTTCGCCTCGGCGCTTCTTTTCGCCCTGGGGGTCTACGGGGTCTTGACCCGCAGGACCGCCATTCTGGTCTTCCTCTCCATCGAGCTTATGCTAAACGCCGCCAACCTTTCCCTCATCGGCTTCGCCCGAGCCCATGGCCTAGACGGCCAGGTGGCCGCCCTCATGGTCATCGCCATCGCCGCCGCGGAGGTGGCGGTGGGCCTCGGGCTCATCGTGGCCATCTTCCGCCACCGGGAAAGCACCGCCGTGGACGACTTGTCCGAGCTTAGGGGGTGA